A genomic window from Sphingobacterium sp. BN32 includes:
- a CDS encoding NuoM family protein, whose protein sequence is MDNLFILLLLPVISAIILAFIKSSSARWAALLLSLLQLGLTIPFICNFIPDASIQFAQSFSWIESLGINFQIGIDGISLPMVILTNGLIPLIILASFAHNKSGNFYALISFMQAGLVLVFVSLDAFSFYVGWEAALIPIYFICALWGEGDRIRVNLKFFIYTFFGSLLMLIAIIYLYQQTGTNDLSWATLTNLSLTEGSQTWVFWAFFIAFAIKIPLFPVHTWQPDTYTHAPAAGTMLLSGIMLKMGLFGLLRWLLPLAPQAVAQYGTFAMILSIIGVVYGSLIAFKLNDAKRLIAYSSIAHVGLISAGIFSLTQEGLQGAIIQMINHGISVVGLFFVIDIIQQRTGSRNFADLGGLASRMPILAACFLIIIMGAIGLPLTNGFIGEFLLLKGIFSYTDHGVWFAVFGGTTLILGAVYMLRLYQKTMLGNISDTNMVVTDIKGVEVLVLVLIVALVILIGILPNMLLNISEASVNQLLQQIK, encoded by the coding sequence ATGGATAACCTTTTTATACTGCTGCTATTACCTGTTATAAGTGCTATTATCCTAGCATTTATCAAATCCTCATCTGCAAGATGGGCAGCATTGCTTTTGTCGCTATTACAACTGGGATTGACCATCCCTTTCATATGCAATTTCATTCCGGATGCCAGCATTCAATTTGCGCAATCTTTCTCTTGGATTGAGAGTCTTGGCATAAACTTTCAAATCGGAATCGACGGAATTAGCCTGCCGATGGTCATCTTAACCAACGGATTGATCCCCTTGATCATATTGGCAAGTTTCGCACATAATAAATCAGGGAATTTCTATGCCCTGATATCCTTTATGCAAGCCGGTTTAGTATTGGTATTTGTTTCTTTGGATGCTTTCTCTTTCTATGTAGGATGGGAAGCCGCGCTTATTCCAATCTATTTTATTTGTGCATTATGGGGCGAAGGAGATCGTATTCGCGTGAATCTAAAATTCTTCATCTATACCTTCTTCGGAAGTTTATTGATGTTGATTGCGATTATCTACTTATATCAACAAACAGGAACTAATGATCTATCCTGGGCAACACTGACCAACCTATCCCTAACAGAAGGGTCTCAAACTTGGGTGTTCTGGGCTTTCTTTATTGCATTTGCGATTAAGATCCCTTTATTCCCAGTTCATACTTGGCAACCCGATACCTATACCCATGCACCTGCCGCAGGTACCATGCTGCTTTCAGGTATCATGTTGAAAATGGGGCTTTTCGGATTGTTGAGATGGTTGCTTCCGCTTGCACCACAAGCAGTAGCGCAATACGGTACATTCGCTATGATATTAAGTATCATCGGCGTAGTCTATGGATCACTGATTGCCTTTAAGTTGAATGATGCTAAACGCCTAATTGCATATTCTTCGATTGCGCACGTAGGTTTAATCTCAGCTGGGATATTCTCTTTGACACAAGAGGGATTGCAAGGTGCTATCATTCAAATGATAAACCACGGTATCTCCGTTGTGGGTTTATTCTTTGTCATTGACATTATTCAACAGCGTACTGGCTCTAGAAACTTCGCTGATTTAGGAGGTCTTGCATCGCGCATGCCAATTCTGGCAGCATGTTTCCTTATTATCATTATGGGTGCTATTGGATTGCCCTTGACAAATGGATTCATCGGTGAGTTTCTTTTATTAAAAGGGATTTTCAGCTACACCGATCATGGCGTATGGTTCGCAGTATTTGGCGGAACTACACTGATTCTAGGTGCGGTTTATATGTTACGCCTATATCAAAAAACCATGTTGGGGAATATCTCCGACACCAATATGGTTGTAACAGACATAAAAGGAGTAGAAGTATTAGTATTAGTACTGATCGTTGCATTGGTTATTCTAATTGGTATCTTGCCAAACATGTTATTGAATATCTCCGAAGCATCGGTTAATCAATTATTACAACAGATTAAATAG
- the nuoL gene encoding NADH-quinone oxidoreductase subunit L, whose amino-acid sequence MIELIWAIPLIPFLGFVIVGLLRNTFPKPLISIIGCGVILTSFLLSCGVFKEVYEARQLGEDGIFVKEIFNWFTVGNFSVDIKFLVDPLSAIMLLIITGVGFLIHLYSACYMDGDPGFGKYFSYLNLFVFFMLLLVLGSNYLVMFIGWEGVGLCSYLLIGFWYKNSTYAKAANKAFVMNRIGDLGFLIAMFFIIFNFGSLEYGAVFTEAGKLPMGDITLLTITLLLFVAATGKSAQIPLFTWLPDAMAGPTPVSALIHAATMVTAGIYMIARSNIMFTLSPVTMQIIAIIGIATALIAAFIAITQNDIKKVLAYSTVSQLGYMFLGLGVGAFTGAFFHVLTHAFFKALLFLGAGSVIHAMSNDQDMRSMGGLKKAMPITYVTMLLGTIAIAGIPPLSGFFSKDEILAHAFAANPIFWVLGFLGALCTAFYMFRLLYLTFFGEFRGTTDQKNHLHESPWQMTVPLIVLAILSVVGGLLNIPEALGGGHWLANFLSPVFQQTNAIVEPFHMEHSTEFILMGASAVGAIVMAFFAYNKYVKKNDIPVADAEAPTTGLYNLSYQKLYIDQIYNTFFVRPLNGLSKFLHRIVELSGIDSLVNGIGEMFVSSGKGIRQLQSGHVGFYIFMMVIGVIAIMLYGLFTV is encoded by the coding sequence ATGATAGAATTAATTTGGGCCATACCATTAATTCCCTTTTTAGGATTCGTGATTGTGGGATTGTTGCGAAATACTTTCCCAAAGCCATTGATTTCAATAATTGGTTGTGGTGTTATATTAACGTCTTTCTTGCTAAGCTGTGGTGTATTTAAAGAAGTATACGAAGCGAGGCAGTTAGGGGAAGACGGCATTTTTGTAAAAGAGATTTTCAATTGGTTTACCGTTGGAAACTTTAGCGTAGACATTAAATTCTTGGTGGATCCCCTGAGTGCAATCATGTTATTGATCATCACAGGCGTAGGATTTCTGATTCACTTATATTCTGCTTGCTATATGGACGGAGATCCAGGCTTTGGCAAGTACTTTTCCTACTTAAATCTCTTCGTATTCTTCATGTTGCTATTGGTCTTAGGATCAAATTACCTCGTGATGTTTATCGGATGGGAGGGCGTTGGACTTTGCTCGTATCTATTAATAGGGTTCTGGTATAAGAACAGTACTTATGCGAAAGCAGCGAACAAAGCCTTTGTGATGAACCGAATCGGAGACTTAGGATTCCTGATCGCGATGTTCTTTATCATCTTCAACTTTGGGTCTTTAGAATACGGTGCAGTATTTACAGAAGCAGGCAAATTACCAATGGGGGATATCACCTTATTGACTATCACATTATTATTATTTGTTGCTGCAACTGGTAAATCCGCACAGATTCCATTGTTTACCTGGTTGCCGGATGCGATGGCCGGACCAACACCGGTATCTGCCCTGATCCACGCAGCGACGATGGTTACAGCAGGTATTTATATGATTGCGCGCTCGAACATCATGTTTACTCTTTCCCCAGTAACCATGCAGATCATTGCAATCATAGGTATAGCAACAGCTTTAATTGCAGCCTTTATTGCAATTACACAAAACGATATTAAGAAAGTATTAGCTTATTCAACGGTATCTCAGTTAGGATATATGTTCTTAGGCTTAGGCGTAGGAGCCTTTACCGGCGCATTCTTCCACGTTTTAACGCACGCATTCTTCAAAGCCTTATTATTCTTAGGTGCAGGATCGGTAATCCATGCGATGAGCAATGATCAAGACATGCGCTCTATGGGAGGGCTTAAAAAAGCCATGCCGATTACCTACGTAACGATGTTGCTTGGTACCATCGCTATTGCTGGGATTCCTCCTTTATCAGGATTCTTTTCAAAAGATGAGATCCTAGCACATGCGTTCGCTGCCAATCCAATCTTTTGGGTCTTAGGTTTCTTGGGCGCATTGTGCACTGCATTCTATATGTTCCGCTTATTATATTTAACCTTCTTCGGCGAATTTAGAGGAACGACAGATCAAAAGAATCATTTACATGAGTCGCCGTGGCAGATGACGGTTCCTTTAATCGTATTGGCTATCTTATCGGTAGTCGGTGGTTTATTAAATATTCCGGAAGCATTAGGTGGCGGACATTGGTTAGCCAATTTCCTAAGCCCAGTATTTCAGCAAACGAACGCGATCGTTGAACCTTTCCACATGGAACATTCAACAGAGTTTATCCTGATGGGAGCTTCCGCAGTGGGAGCTATTGTGATGGCATTCTTCGCGTATAATAAATATGTGAAGAAAAATGATATCCCTGTCGCGGATGCTGAAGCGCCGACAACAGGCTTATATAACTTGTCTTACCAGAAACTATACATCGATCAGATCTATAATACTTTCTTTGTTCGCCCTTTGAATGGTCTTTCTAAATTCTTACACCGCATAGTCGAACTATCAGGTATTGACAGTCTGGTGAATGGAATAGGTGAGATGTTTGTTTCTTCTGGAAAGGGAATCAGACAATTACAAAGTGGCCATGTTGGGTTTTATATTTTCATGATGGTAATAGGCGTTATTGCGATCATGTTGTATGGATTATTTACCGTCTAG
- a CDS encoding DUF5686 and carboxypeptidase-like regulatory domain-containing protein produces MRIVKLVCLLLFGFFYTLSNSTAVYAQSPIRGKVIDSESKKALPGATILCLKDQQATSSDSLGNFVLQLKPGEYQIEVRAMGYKILHKKISTQDTSILLALDDEANTIEEISITHRGKYTNRNNKAVELIDLVVRHKNQNRLRGKDSLSFEQYDKLKFGMVNPKPIFKLGLSDLNFVFNNLDTTQFKDKKLLTLFMEESNAKVYNKKNPSKYKKIVYSQKKTEFDKRYINNHNIQSYLNYIFQPIDVYDESVFILNKQFLSPIADNGKLYYKYYILDTIFNKEGYFIQLAFEPRNSTDLLFKGKLQVSMDGSYAVKKAFLSIDKDANINWINQGELRFHYRKNEEGVMLLDTAHAFITFGTKRGDAVFADRLSVHTDYQLPAEIPEGTFLGAPIAVQPQADQVATRRPVALNGFEQATYDNIEQLNNKKSFKTMLGLGYLIAQGYYNLGKFELGPLEYLYSRNNIEGNRVRIGGRTTQDLTDKAFFEGYMAYGTDDQKLKYYLKSAVSLNGKSVVTFPAHYLEATVQSDIMEPGQQLSFLKGDSFFRSIRKNRPTKWFDTQGYQLQHVVEFGNHISITTGFTHQSRNTIGDLRLVNSGNPDELITEVNSNEVHVDLRWAPYEKFYYRNLTRRTIKEKYPVFNVKYTRSLDGFWNTSYAYEKVSLAASKRFFLNQLGFADVKLTGGKIWGTLPYTLLEMPNVKQPDDRHAIDYGMMNQMEFAADQYLKLGFSHELQGFLFNKVPFLKKLNLREIWGANMFYGKISDHNNPYLSDEVVEFDKNNEGQTMTQVLNKAPYWEGSVGIDNILNFLRVEYVKRLTYQGLPNGEKERVRVSININF; encoded by the coding sequence ATGCGGATTGTTAAATTAGTATGTTTATTGCTCTTTGGATTCTTTTATACCCTAAGTAACAGTACCGCAGTATATGCACAATCTCCTATACGAGGAAAGGTCATTGATAGTGAAAGCAAGAAAGCACTGCCCGGTGCAACAATCCTTTGTTTAAAGGACCAGCAAGCTACATCTTCGGATTCATTAGGCAATTTCGTCCTTCAACTAAAACCTGGCGAATACCAGATTGAAGTTAGAGCAATGGGCTATAAGATACTCCATAAAAAAATAAGCACGCAGGATACATCCATTTTGTTGGCGTTGGACGATGAAGCCAATACCATTGAAGAGATTTCTATTACCCACCGCGGGAAGTATACAAACCGCAACAACAAGGCCGTTGAGCTGATTGACCTCGTGGTTCGGCACAAAAATCAAAACAGACTGCGTGGAAAAGATAGTTTATCCTTTGAACAATACGATAAGCTTAAGTTCGGTATGGTCAATCCGAAGCCTATTTTCAAACTCGGACTTTCCGATCTCAACTTTGTATTCAATAACCTCGATACGACCCAATTTAAAGATAAGAAGCTCCTAACCTTATTTATGGAAGAGAGCAACGCTAAAGTGTATAACAAGAAGAATCCGTCCAAATACAAGAAGATTGTTTACAGTCAGAAAAAAACGGAGTTCGACAAACGCTATATCAACAATCATAATATACAGTCCTATCTGAACTATATTTTTCAACCCATAGACGTATATGATGAAAGCGTGTTTATTCTGAATAAACAGTTTCTCAGCCCCATCGCTGATAATGGGAAACTGTACTATAAGTATTATATCCTCGATACCATCTTTAACAAAGAGGGTTACTTTATACAACTGGCGTTTGAACCTCGGAATAGCACGGACCTCTTATTTAAGGGAAAGCTACAGGTCAGTATGGATGGCTCTTATGCGGTTAAGAAAGCATTCCTCTCGATTGACAAGGATGCGAACATCAACTGGATCAATCAGGGGGAACTACGCTTTCACTACCGGAAGAATGAAGAGGGCGTGATGCTGCTCGATACGGCCCATGCATTTATCACCTTCGGAACAAAAAGAGGGGATGCGGTATTTGCGGATAGGTTGAGCGTACATACAGATTACCAACTGCCGGCAGAAATACCCGAAGGAACATTTCTTGGTGCGCCCATAGCAGTACAGCCTCAGGCAGATCAGGTAGCAACCCGTCGACCCGTAGCACTCAATGGGTTCGAACAGGCAACCTACGACAACATTGAACAGCTTAACAATAAAAAGAGCTTTAAAACCATGCTCGGCCTGGGATATCTCATTGCGCAGGGTTATTACAACCTGGGTAAATTCGAATTAGGCCCCTTGGAATACCTCTATAGTCGAAATAATATTGAAGGAAATCGTGTCAGGATAGGAGGGCGAACAACCCAAGACTTGACGGATAAAGCATTTTTCGAAGGCTATATGGCCTACGGGACAGACGATCAAAAGCTAAAATACTACCTAAAGTCAGCAGTTTCGTTAAACGGAAAGTCAGTGGTGACTTTTCCAGCGCACTATTTAGAAGCTACTGTGCAATCCGATATTATGGAACCCGGCCAACAGCTTTCTTTTCTCAAAGGTGATAGTTTCTTTCGTTCAATTCGTAAGAATCGACCAACAAAATGGTTTGATACGCAGGGATATCAGTTACAGCATGTCGTCGAATTTGGAAATCATATCAGTATAACGACGGGTTTTACCCACCAGAGCAGGAATACCATTGGCGATTTAAGGCTGGTGAATTCAGGAAATCCAGACGAATTGATTACCGAGGTCAACAGCAATGAGGTACATGTTGACCTACGTTGGGCACCATACGAGAAGTTTTATTATCGAAATTTGACAAGAAGAACGATCAAAGAAAAATACCCGGTGTTCAATGTCAAATACACGCGAAGCCTGGATGGCTTTTGGAATACCAGCTATGCCTATGAGAAAGTTTCCTTAGCGGCCTCCAAGCGGTTTTTTCTAAATCAATTGGGATTCGCAGATGTCAAATTAACTGGCGGAAAGATCTGGGGCACTCTGCCTTATACGCTCTTGGAGATGCCAAATGTAAAACAACCAGATGATCGACATGCCATAGATTATGGCATGATGAACCAAATGGAATTTGCAGCCGATCAATACCTTAAACTTGGATTCTCACATGAGCTACAAGGTTTCCTGTTTAATAAAGTACCGTTTCTGAAGAAACTGAATCTGCGAGAAATATGGGGAGCAAATATGTTCTACGGAAAAATAAGTGACCATAATAACCCTTATCTTAGTGATGAGGTCGTTGAATTTGACAAAAATAACGAAGGGCAGACCATGACGCAGGTATTGAATAAAGCACCCTACTGGGAAGGATCGGTCGGAATCGACAATATATTAAACTTCTTGCGGGTGGAATATGTAAAACGCCTAACTTATCAAGGATTACCAAATGGTGAAAAAGAAAGAGTTAGGGTATCTATTAATATCAATTTTTAA
- a CDS encoding NADH-quinone oxidoreductase subunit N, with protein MGAIITLSLLGILILYLGLFKAKNALLPVSILGLLGALAFEVYYWNVEAVTLYKGMVLFDHFALSFSMVCISLTILILFLSKEYFNSFSDNIAEYYTLIIFSLTGALLVSAYHNFAMLFIGLEIMSVALYILVGIRRKDKASNEASLKYFLMGAFSTGFLLFGITLMYGATGTFDLTALKDYIINNPTGISPLFYGGILLMLVGLCFKVGVAPFHFWTPDVYDGAPILITSFMSTVVKIASFAGFLRLFSTVLIPLNEFWTPILLTIVIITLFVGNISALMQTSFKRMMAYSSISHAGYMLFAILSIGATSASGILTYAVAYGLSSIIAFGALILVKRHIGSDQFESFNGLGKKNPGLAFAITIAMLSLAGIPLTAGFIGKFMMFSTVMNDYHTVLLILAAINAAIGIFYYFRVIVHMYFMKSEEESKLQLPMNFQLVFGLAVILTILIGIYPDLIIRLI; from the coding sequence ATGGGTGCGATTATTACGCTTTCTTTATTAGGTATTCTTATTTTGTATTTGGGCTTGTTCAAAGCAAAGAATGCATTGTTGCCTGTAAGCATCTTAGGACTACTGGGGGCATTGGCGTTTGAGGTGTATTATTGGAATGTTGAGGCGGTTACTTTGTATAAAGGAATGGTTCTATTTGACCATTTTGCACTATCATTTTCCATGGTATGTATCTCTTTGACAATATTGATCTTATTTCTTTCTAAAGAATACTTCAATAGCTTCTCCGATAACATAGCGGAGTATTATACACTGATTATTTTCTCCTTAACCGGAGCGTTATTGGTTAGTGCATACCATAATTTCGCGATGTTGTTTATCGGCTTAGAGATCATGTCGGTAGCTTTGTATATCCTCGTAGGTATTCGTCGAAAAGATAAGGCGTCAAACGAAGCGTCGTTGAAGTATTTTCTGATGGGAGCTTTCTCTACAGGCTTCTTATTGTTCGGAATTACGCTAATGTATGGCGCAACAGGAACGTTCGACCTCACCGCTTTAAAAGACTACATTATCAATAATCCGACTGGCATATCTCCTTTATTTTATGGAGGTATCCTATTGATGTTGGTGGGACTTTGTTTCAAAGTCGGCGTTGCACCTTTCCATTTCTGGACACCAGATGTGTATGACGGTGCGCCAATCCTAATCACCAGCTTCATGAGCACGGTGGTGAAGATTGCGTCTTTCGCAGGTTTCCTCCGTTTGTTCAGCACGGTTCTAATTCCGTTGAATGAATTCTGGACACCCATCTTATTGACGATTGTAATCATTACACTTTTCGTAGGGAATATCTCGGCATTAATGCAGACCAGCTTTAAGCGTATGATGGCATACTCCAGTATCTCGCATGCTGGCTATATGTTGTTTGCAATTCTTTCCATTGGCGCAACATCCGCATCGGGGATTTTAACTTATGCAGTTGCCTACGGTCTTTCTTCGATCATTGCGTTTGGAGCATTGATTCTGGTAAAACGTCATATTGGATCGGATCAATTCGAATCCTTCAACGGTTTAGGCAAGAAGAATCCAGGATTAGCATTTGCAATTACCATTGCTATGCTTTCACTTGCTGGTATTCCTTTAACTGCTGGATTTATCGGTAAGTTCATGATGTTCAGTACGGTAATGAACGATTATCATACCGTGTTGTTGATCTTAGCAGCAATCAATGCCGCAATTGGTATCTTCTACTACTTCCGTGTGATTGTTCATATGTACTTTATGAAGTCCGAGGAAGAATCCAAGCTACAACTTCCAATGAACTTCCAGCTTGTGTTCGGATTAGCTGTAATCTTAACCATTCTGATTGGTATTTATCCAGATCTGATTATCCGATTGATTTAA